In the genome of Mucisphaera calidilacus, one region contains:
- a CDS encoding sugar phosphate isomerase/epimerase family protein, whose amino-acid sequence MAMRLGLEAGEATHDVAAELGVRGVSIDAGVLLDRGVEAAMDPLRERGLEVCQVPAFGYNPLSPDRGALDRETDRLRRLIALTPATGCRYISIGPGSFASAAFGLFDERNRRDSAVEAMASALCPLVALAAAHDVVLTVEAYLKGVISSAERFAMLRDLVGSDHLRCNLDPSSLYAGVDDCFDPMPLVERTVAGLGGWIGLVHVKEVGLEEGFHVRMGLTPVGRGHTDWAAFLRLSSAYAAADSWVIVEHCQSAEEARSSVALIRAAAAEAGVAFE is encoded by the coding sequence ATGGCGATGCGGCTGGGTCTGGAAGCGGGCGAGGCGACGCATGACGTCGCGGCTGAGCTTGGAGTGCGTGGCGTGAGTATTGACGCGGGCGTTTTGCTGGATCGGGGTGTGGAGGCGGCGATGGATCCGCTTCGTGAGCGTGGTCTGGAGGTTTGTCAGGTTCCGGCGTTTGGCTACAACCCCTTGTCGCCTGACCGGGGGGCGTTGGATCGTGAGACGGATCGTCTTCGGCGTTTGATCGCGTTGACCCCGGCGACGGGGTGCCGCTACATCTCGATCGGCCCGGGCAGTTTTGCGTCGGCGGCGTTTGGGTTGTTTGACGAGCGGAACCGGCGTGATTCGGCGGTCGAGGCGATGGCGTCGGCTCTGTGCCCGCTGGTGGCGTTGGCGGCGGCGCATGATGTGGTGTTGACGGTCGAGGCGTATCTGAAGGGGGTGATCAGTTCGGCGGAGCGTTTTGCCATGCTTCGGGATCTTGTGGGGTCGGATCATCTTCGGTGCAATCTCGATCCTTCGAGTCTTTACGCGGGCGTGGATGACTGTTTCGATCCCATGCCTCTGGTGGAGCGTACGGTCGCGGGACTCGGGGGCTGGATCGGGCTGGTGCACGTCAAGGAGGTGGGTCTGGAGGAAGGTTTTCACGTGCGTATGGGTTTGACGCCTGTGGGGCGTGGCCACACCGACTGGGCGGCCTTTCTGCGGCTGTCTTCGGCTTATGCGGCGGCGGACAGCTGGGTCATCGTTGAGCACTGCCAGAGCGCGGAGGAGGCGAGGTCGAGTGTGGCATTGATCCGAGCGGCGGCGGCGGAGGCGGGTGTGGCGTTCGAGTAG